In one window of Streptomyces sp. FXJ1.172 DNA:
- a CDS encoding class I SAM-dependent methyltransferase: MARQLDEQIAARFPVGQRLRVLDVGMGQGTQALRLARLGHQVTGVEQDATMVDAARAALAAQPEGIRERVRLVQGDGRDTGVHFLPGSFDVVLCHGVLMYVEEPDPLVAGLARMLAPGGLLSLLVRNGDALAMRPGLSGDWAAALAAFDTAAYTNRLGLDVRADRLATLTATLAGLGAPLHAWYGVRVFTDTAADDAPVPGALETLLAAEERAGRTDPYRAVAALLHLCGVRG; encoded by the coding sequence GTGGCCCGGCAGCTGGACGAGCAGATCGCCGCGCGGTTCCCGGTCGGGCAGCGGCTGCGGGTGCTCGACGTCGGGATGGGCCAGGGCACGCAGGCGCTGCGGCTGGCCCGGCTCGGCCACCAGGTGACCGGCGTCGAGCAGGACGCGACGATGGTCGACGCCGCGCGTGCGGCGCTGGCCGCGCAGCCCGAGGGCATCCGCGAGCGGGTCCGGCTGGTGCAGGGCGACGGGCGGGACACCGGTGTGCACTTCCTGCCGGGCAGTTTCGACGTGGTGCTGTGCCACGGAGTGCTGATGTACGTCGAGGAGCCCGACCCGCTGGTGGCGGGCCTGGCCCGGATGCTGGCGCCGGGCGGCCTGCTCTCCCTGCTGGTCCGCAACGGCGACGCGCTCGCCATGCGCCCGGGCCTGTCCGGTGACTGGGCCGCCGCGCTGGCCGCGTTCGACACCGCCGCCTACACCAATCGCCTGGGCCTGGACGTACGGGCCGACCGGCTGGCCACGCTCACCGCGACGCTCGCCGGCCTCGGAGCCCCGCTGCACGCCTGGTACGGCGTACGGGTCTTCACGGACACGGCCGCGGACGACGCGCCGGTCCCGGGCGCCCTGGAGACGCTGCTCGCGGCCGAGGAGCGCGCCGGGCGCACGGACCCCTACCGCGCGG
- a CDS encoding DUF3043 domain-containing protein, whose product MPVQRLPLGFVFRSRAKEEKAPADKAQAADSKQPRDPQAPKGRPTPKRSEAQSQRRSVANTPTTRKDAAKRQREERRQALERQRQALASGDERYLPARDKGPVRRFARDWVDSRFNVAEFFLPMAVVILVLSVVRVGAIQSIALLLWLVVIVLIVLDAAFSGFRLKKRLKEKFPDQNTHGAVAYALMRSLQMRRLRLPKPQVKRGERP is encoded by the coding sequence ATGCCGGTGCAGCGCTTACCCTTGGGTTTTGTGTTCCGTAGCCGTGCCAAGGAAGAGAAGGCCCCCGCCGACAAGGCGCAGGCAGCCGACTCCAAGCAGCCCCGTGACCCGCAGGCCCCCAAGGGCAGGCCCACGCCCAAGCGCAGTGAGGCCCAGTCCCAGCGCCGCAGTGTCGCCAACACGCCGACGACCCGCAAGGACGCCGCGAAGCGCCAGCGCGAGGAGCGGCGCCAGGCCCTGGAGCGCCAGCGCCAGGCCCTGGCCTCCGGTGACGAGCGCTATCTCCCGGCCCGGGACAAGGGGCCCGTGCGCCGCTTCGCCCGTGACTGGGTGGACTCGCGGTTCAACGTGGCGGAGTTCTTCCTGCCGATGGCCGTGGTCATCCTCGTGCTGAGCGTGGTGCGGGTGGGCGCGATCCAGAGCATCGCGCTGCTGCTGTGGCTGGTCGTGATCGTGCTGATCGTGCTGGACGCGGCCTTCAGCGGCTTCCGGCTCAAGAAGCGCCTCAAGGAGAAGTTCCCCGACCAGAACACCCATGGCGCGGTCGCCTACGCCCTGATGCGTTCCCTCCAGATGCGCCGGCTCCGGCTGCCGAAGCCGCAGGTCAAGCGCGGAGAGCGGCCCTGA
- a CDS encoding PspA/IM30 family protein gives MSGVMKRMGMIFRAKANKALDRAEDPRETLDYSYQKQLELLQKVRRGVADVATSRKRLELQLNQLQQQSTKLEDQGRKALALGREDLAREALSRRAALQQQVTDLETQHATLQGEEEKLTLAAQRLQAKVDAFRTKKETIKATYTAAQAQTRIGEAFTGISEEMGDVGLAIQRAEDKTQQLQARAGAIDELLASGALDDPTGTAKDDIAAELDRLSGGTDVELELQRMKAELAGGSPQQAIEGGTGQAQSQQQPQDTPRFDKQ, from the coding sequence ATGAGCGGTGTCATGAAGCGTATGGGGATGATCTTCCGCGCGAAGGCGAACAAGGCCCTTGACCGGGCCGAGGACCCGCGCGAGACCCTCGATTACTCGTACCAGAAGCAGCTGGAGCTGCTGCAGAAGGTGCGCCGCGGGGTCGCCGACGTGGCGACCAGCCGCAAGCGCCTGGAACTCCAGCTCAACCAGCTGCAGCAGCAGTCCACCAAGCTGGAGGACCAGGGCCGCAAGGCGCTCGCGCTCGGCCGCGAGGACCTGGCCCGCGAGGCGCTGTCCCGGCGCGCGGCCCTCCAGCAGCAGGTGACGGACCTCGAGACGCAGCACGCGACCCTCCAGGGCGAGGAGGAGAAGCTCACCCTCGCGGCCCAGCGCCTCCAGGCCAAGGTCGACGCCTTCCGTACGAAGAAGGAGACCATCAAGGCCACCTACACCGCGGCCCAGGCCCAGACCCGCATCGGCGAGGCGTTCACCGGTATCTCCGAGGAGATGGGCGACGTCGGCCTCGCCATCCAGCGTGCCGAGGACAAGACGCAGCAGCTCCAGGCCCGTGCCGGCGCCATCGACGAGCTGCTCGCCTCCGGCGCCCTGGACGACCCGACCGGCACGGCGAAGGACGACATCGCCGCCGAGCTGGACCGCCTCTCCGGTGGTACGGATGTGGAGCTGGAACTGCAGCGCATGAAGGCCGAGCTGGCCGGTGGCTCCCCGCAGCAGGCCATCGAGGGCGGCACCGGCCAGGCGCAGTCCCAGCAGCAGCCGCAGGACACCCCGCGCTTCGACAAGCAGTAG
- the pspAA gene encoding PspA-associated protein PspAA translates to MIVRIMGEGQWKLAGSQFDELNKLDDELLEEMESGDEEGFRRTLGALLDSVRRLGTPLPADALEPSELILPAPDASLQEVREMLSDDGLIPG, encoded by the coding sequence GTGATCGTACGGATCATGGGAGAAGGCCAGTGGAAGCTGGCCGGCTCCCAGTTCGACGAGCTGAACAAGCTGGACGACGAGCTGCTGGAGGAGATGGAGAGCGGCGACGAGGAAGGCTTCCGCCGGACGCTCGGCGCCCTCCTCGACTCCGTCCGCCGGCTCGGCACCCCGCTTCCGGCCGACGCCCTGGAGCCCTCGGAGCTGATCCTTCCGGCACCGGACGCCTCGCTGCAGGAGGTCCGGGAGATGCTCAGCGACGACGGGCTGATCCCGGGCTGA
- a CDS encoding sensor histidine kinase, with the protein MSTLERARCSLKAHPWALDAALAAGVLVCMIAGSFVTPRGNNGVTWGIRTPAPLSLLLMLLAAAALVFRRRASRTVLAVTGTFSVVESVTGDPRAPVAMSAVVALYTVASTTDRTTTLRIGLLTMTVLTAAAMLGGPLPWYAQENLGVLAWTGIGATAGDAVRSRRAVVQAIRERAERAERTREEEARRRVAEERLRIARDLHDVVAHHIALVNVQAGVAAHVMDKRPDQAKEALAHVREASRSALDELRATVGLLRQSGDPEAPTEPAPGLSRLEDLAGTFRSAGLPVEVARAGQDADLPAAVDLAAYRIVQEALTNVQKHAGPGAKAEVSVVRVGPNIEVTVLDDGPGGQSAPGTGGGHGLLGMRERVSAFGGTLTTGPRYGGGFRVHAILPVKTRTETRTTAQGEPA; encoded by the coding sequence GTGAGCACTCTCGAACGCGCCCGCTGCAGCCTCAAGGCCCACCCCTGGGCCCTGGACGCGGCCCTCGCGGCAGGCGTACTGGTGTGCATGATCGCGGGATCCTTCGTGACCCCCCGCGGGAACAACGGCGTCACCTGGGGCATCCGCACCCCCGCGCCCCTCAGCCTGCTCCTCATGCTGCTCGCCGCGGCCGCGCTCGTCTTCAGGCGCCGCGCCTCCAGGACGGTGCTCGCCGTCACGGGCACGTTCTCCGTGGTCGAGTCCGTCACCGGCGACCCGCGCGCCCCGGTCGCGATGTCCGCCGTCGTCGCCCTGTACACCGTCGCCTCGACCACCGACCGCACCACCACCCTGCGGATCGGCCTGCTCACCATGACCGTGCTGACGGCCGCCGCCATGCTCGGCGGCCCCCTGCCCTGGTACGCGCAGGAGAACCTGGGCGTCCTCGCCTGGACCGGCATCGGAGCCACCGCCGGGGACGCCGTACGCAGCCGGCGCGCGGTCGTCCAGGCCATCCGGGAGCGGGCCGAACGCGCCGAACGCACCCGCGAGGAGGAGGCCCGCCGCCGGGTCGCCGAGGAGCGGCTGCGCATCGCCCGCGATCTGCACGACGTCGTCGCCCATCACATCGCCCTCGTGAACGTGCAGGCCGGGGTGGCCGCGCACGTCATGGACAAGCGACCCGACCAGGCCAAAGAGGCCCTCGCCCACGTCCGCGAGGCCAGTCGCTCCGCGCTCGACGAACTGCGGGCCACCGTCGGCCTGCTCCGCCAGTCCGGCGACCCCGAGGCCCCGACCGAGCCCGCGCCCGGCCTGAGCCGCCTCGAGGACCTCGCGGGCACCTTCCGCAGCGCCGGGCTCCCGGTGGAGGTGGCCCGCGCCGGCCAGGACGCCGATCTGCCCGCCGCCGTCGATCTGGCCGCCTACCGGATCGTCCAGGAGGCCCTGACCAATGTGCAAAAGCACGCGGGGCCGGGCGCAAAGGCCGAGGTCAGCGTCGTACGCGTGGGGCCGAACATCGAGGTCACCGTGCTGGACGACGGCCCGGGCGGGCAGAGCGCGCCCGGCACCGGCGGCGGGCACGGGCTGCTCGGCATGCGCGAGCGGGTCAGCGCCTTCGGCGGCACCCTCACCACCGGACCCCGCTACGGCGGCGGCTTCCGCGTCCATGCGATCCTGCCCGTCAAGACCCGTACCGAGACCCGTACGACGGCCCAGGGGGAGCCCGCATGA
- a CDS encoding response regulator: protein MTIRVLLADDQALLRSAFRVLVDSESDMEVVGEASDGTQAVRLAKEQAADVVLMDIRMPGTDGLAATRMISADPSLAQVRVVILTTFEVDDYVVEALRAGASGFLGKGSEPEELLNAIRVAAGGEALLSPAATKGLIARFLAQGDGDDGRDPARSERLGALTGREREVLVQVAGGHSNDEIAERLEVSPLTVKTHVNRAMAKLGARDRAQLVVIAYESGLVRPRTD, encoded by the coding sequence ATGACGATCCGTGTCCTGCTCGCCGACGACCAGGCCCTGCTGCGCAGCGCCTTCCGGGTCCTGGTCGACTCCGAGTCCGACATGGAGGTGGTCGGGGAGGCCTCCGACGGTACTCAGGCGGTGCGGCTGGCCAAGGAGCAGGCCGCCGACGTCGTCCTCATGGACATCCGGATGCCGGGCACGGACGGGCTCGCCGCCACCCGGATGATCAGCGCCGATCCCTCTCTCGCGCAGGTCCGCGTGGTCATCCTGACGACGTTCGAGGTCGACGACTACGTCGTCGAGGCCCTGCGCGCGGGTGCCTCCGGCTTCCTCGGCAAGGGCAGCGAGCCGGAGGAACTGCTGAACGCCATCCGGGTGGCGGCGGGCGGTGAGGCGCTGCTGTCACCGGCCGCCACCAAGGGGCTGATCGCCCGCTTCCTCGCCCAGGGCGACGGCGACGACGGCCGCGACCCCGCCCGCTCCGAGCGGCTCGGCGCGCTCACCGGGCGGGAGCGGGAGGTGCTCGTCCAGGTCGCCGGCGGCCACTCCAACGACGAGATCGCCGAGCGCCTCGAGGTCAGCCCGCTCACGGTGAAGACGCACGTCAACCGGGCCATGGCCAAGCTGGGCGCCCGCGACCGGGCCCAGCTCGTGGTGATCGCGTACGAGTCGGGACTGGTCCGGCCGAGGACGGACTGA
- a CDS encoding efflux RND transporter permease subunit → MSWLSRFSLRQRALIGLMSLVALVFGLIAIPQIKQQLLPTINLPMVSVIAPYQGASPDVVEKQVVEPLENNLQGVDGVKSVTSTASEGNAVIMASFDYGNDTKQLVSDVQQAVNRARNQLPADVDPQVVSGSTDDMPTVVLAATSGKDQQALADQLDKTVVPALKDISGVGRVQVTGVRDLQVAVTPDDAKLARAGLTSAALGQALQAGGATVPAGSFEEDGVSRTVQVGGGFTSLTQIQDLMVTSGSGGRPVRLADVATVKEQPAPADSITRTDGRPSLAVTVTMDHDGSAVTISGAVKDKLPGLREQLGSDAKLTVVSDQGPAVSKSIKGLTTEGALGLLFAVLVILVFLASIRSTLVTAVSIPLSVVLALIVLWTRGLSLNMLTLGALTIAIGRVVDDSIVVLENIKRHLGYGEERQAAILNAVREVAGAVTSSTLTTVAVFLPIGLVGGMVGALFGSFSITVTAALLASLLVSLTVVPVLSYWFLRAPKGTPDDAAEARRRAEKKEANSRLQRAYVPVLRFATRRRLTSVLIAIVVLVVTFGMGGLLKTDFFDQGAQEVITVKQELKPGTGLAATDAQAKRVERLIASTKGVKDYQVTVGSSGFMAAFGGGTDTNQASYQVMLKDSKSYDDVQKRLEDGLKKLKGIGTTTVSAGDGFGNQNLSVVVKAADPQVLRTAAEQVRSTVAGLDGVTDVTSDLATSVPRISVRANARAAAAGLDDQKLGALVAEAVRGTTAAKAVLDDTERDVVVRSAEPATTLAQLENLRVGPARLGDIATVRVVDGPVSLTRIDGRRAATVTARPTGDNTGAISTKLQSKIKALKLPAGATAQIGGVTSDQNDAFKNLGLAMLAAIAIVFMLLVATFRSLAQPLILLVSIPFAATGAIGLLVATGTPMGVPAMIGMLMLIGIVVTNAIVLIDLINQYRGRGYGVVEAVVEGGRHRLRPILMTALATIFALLPMALGVTGEGGFIAQPLAVVVIGGLITSTLLTLLLVPTLYAMLELRKERRAKKRAAKREAGQETVLEPAGV, encoded by the coding sequence ATGTCCTGGCTGTCGAGATTCAGCCTCCGGCAACGGGCCCTGATCGGCCTGATGTCGCTCGTCGCGCTCGTCTTCGGGCTCATCGCGATACCCCAGATCAAGCAGCAGCTGCTGCCCACCATCAACCTGCCCATGGTGTCGGTGATCGCGCCGTACCAGGGTGCCTCGCCCGACGTGGTCGAGAAGCAGGTCGTCGAGCCGCTCGAGAACAACCTCCAGGGCGTGGACGGCGTCAAGTCGGTCACCTCCACCGCCAGTGAGGGCAACGCCGTGATCATGGCGTCCTTCGACTACGGCAACGACACCAAGCAGCTCGTCTCCGACGTCCAGCAGGCCGTCAACCGGGCCCGCAACCAGCTCCCGGCCGATGTCGACCCGCAGGTCGTCTCCGGCTCGACCGACGACATGCCCACCGTTGTCCTCGCCGCCACCTCCGGCAAGGACCAGCAGGCCCTCGCCGACCAGCTGGACAAGACCGTCGTACCGGCCCTGAAGGACATCTCCGGTGTCGGCCGCGTCCAGGTCACCGGCGTACGCGACCTGCAGGTCGCGGTCACCCCGGACGACGCGAAGCTCGCCCGGGCCGGCCTCACCTCCGCCGCCCTCGGCCAGGCCCTGCAGGCCGGTGGCGCGACCGTCCCGGCGGGCTCCTTCGAGGAGGACGGCGTGAGCCGCACCGTCCAGGTCGGCGGCGGCTTCACCTCGCTCACGCAGATCCAGGACCTGATGGTCACCAGCGGGAGCGGCGGCAGGCCCGTACGCCTCGCAGACGTGGCCACCGTCAAGGAGCAGCCGGCCCCGGCCGACTCCATCACCCGCACCGACGGCCGTCCCAGCCTCGCCGTCACCGTGACCATGGACCACGACGGCAGCGCGGTCACCATCTCCGGCGCGGTCAAGGACAAGCTGCCCGGCCTGCGCGAGCAGCTCGGCTCCGACGCGAAGCTCACGGTCGTCAGCGACCAGGGCCCGGCCGTGTCCAAGTCCATCAAGGGCCTGACCACCGAGGGCGCGCTCGGCCTGCTCTTCGCGGTCCTGGTCATCCTGGTCTTCCTCGCGTCGATCCGCTCGACGCTGGTGACGGCGGTGTCCATCCCGCTGTCCGTCGTCCTCGCGCTGATCGTGCTGTGGACGCGCGGCCTGTCGCTGAACATGCTGACGCTGGGCGCGCTGACCATCGCCATCGGCCGGGTCGTGGACGACTCGATCGTGGTCCTGGAGAACATCAAGCGCCACCTCGGCTACGGCGAGGAGCGGCAGGCGGCGATCCTGAACGCCGTGCGCGAAGTGGCCGGCGCGGTCACCTCCTCCACCCTCACCACGGTCGCCGTGTTCCTGCCGATCGGCCTGGTCGGCGGCATGGTGGGCGCCCTGTTCGGCTCGTTCAGCATCACGGTGACGGCGGCCCTGCTGGCATCGCTGCTCGTCTCGCTGACGGTCGTACCGGTGCTGTCGTACTGGTTCCTGCGCGCCCCCAAGGGCACCCCGGACGACGCGGCCGAGGCCCGCCGCCGGGCCGAGAAGAAGGAGGCGAACAGCCGCCTCCAGCGCGCCTACGTCCCCGTCCTGCGCTTCGCCACGCGCCGCCGCCTGACCAGCGTCCTGATCGCGATCGTGGTGCTCGTCGTCACGTTCGGCATGGGCGGCCTGCTGAAGACCGACTTCTTCGACCAGGGCGCGCAGGAAGTCATCACCGTCAAGCAGGAGCTGAAGCCCGGCACCGGCCTCGCGGCCACGGACGCGCAGGCGAAGCGGGTCGAGCGGCTGATCGCCTCCACCAAGGGCGTGAAGGACTACCAGGTCACCGTCGGCTCCTCCGGCTTCATGGCGGCCTTCGGCGGCGGCACCGACACCAACCAGGCGTCCTACCAGGTCATGCTGAAGGACTCGAAGTCCTACGACGACGTCCAAAAGCGCCTCGAGGACGGGCTGAAGAAGCTCAAGGGCATCGGTACGACCACCGTGTCGGCCGGTGACGGCTTCGGCAACCAGAACCTGAGCGTCGTGGTGAAGGCCGCCGACCCGCAGGTGCTGCGCACGGCGGCGGAGCAGGTCCGCTCCACGGTCGCGGGCCTCGACGGCGTCACGGACGTCACCAGCGACCTCGCGACGAGCGTGCCGCGGATCTCGGTGAGGGCGAACGCCAGGGCGGCGGCGGCTGGTCTCGACGACCAGAAGCTCGGCGCGCTGGTCGCCGAGGCCGTGCGCGGTACGACGGCGGCGAAGGCGGTCCTCGACGACACCGAGCGCGATGTCGTGGTGCGGTCGGCCGAGCCCGCGACCACGCTGGCCCAGCTGGAGAACCTGCGGGTGGGCCCGGCCAGGCTGGGTGACATCGCCACGGTGCGGGTGGTGGACGGGCCGGTGTCGCTGACCCGGATCGACGGCCGGCGCGCCGCGACGGTCACGGCCAGGCCGACCGGTGACAACACGGGTGCGATCAGCACCAAGCTCCAGTCGAAGATCAAGGCGCTGAAGCTGCCGGCGGGGGCCACGGCCCAGATCGGCGGCGTCACCTCCGACCAGAACGACGCGTTCAAGAACCTGGGCCTGGCCATGCTGGCGGCGATCGCGATCGTCTTCATGCTCCTGGTGGCCACGTTCCGCTCGCTGGCCCAGCCGCTGATCCTCCTGGTCTCGATCCCGTTCGCGGCCACGGGTGCGATCGGTCTGCTGGTCGCCACCGGCACCCCGATGGGCGTTCCGGCGATGATCGGCATGCTGATGCTGATCGGCATCGTGGTGACCAACGCGATCGTGCTGATCGACCTGATCAACCAGTACAGGGGACGGGGCTACGGCGTGGTGGAAGCCGTCGTCGAGGGCGGCCGCCACCGGCTCCGCCCGATCCTGATGACGGCCCTGGCGACGATCTTCGCCCTCCTGCCCATGGCCCTGGGCGTCACGGGCGAGGGCGGCTTCATCGCCCAGCCCCTCGCGGTGGTCGTCATCGGCGGCCTGATCACGTCGACCCTGCTGACGCTGCTGCTGGTGCCGACGCTCTACGCGATGCTGGAACTGCGCAAGGAGCGCAGGGCGAAGAAGCGGGCGGCGAAGCGGGAGGCCGGGCAGGAGACGGTCCTGGAGCCGGCCGGCGTCTGA
- the nadA gene encoding quinolinate synthase NadA — MTTAQTPELDVQPTPLALLLLGREADPKSERGVECPGDLPSPSDPDLVERARAAKAKLGDKVFVLGHHYQRDEVIQFADVTGDSFKLARDAAARPEAEYIVFCGVHFMAESADILTSADQKVVLPDLAAGCSMADMATAEQVAECWDVLTEAGVAEQVVPVSYMNSSADIKAFTGKHGGTICTSSNAKRALDWAFEQGEKVLFLPDQHLGRNTAVRDMGMSLDDCVVYNPHKPNGGLTADELRAAKMILWRGHCSVHGRFSLDSVNDVRERIPGVNVLVHPECKHEVVAAADYVGSTEYIIKALEAAPAGSKWAIGTELNLVRRLANRFAPEGKEIVFLDKTVCFCSTMNRIDLPHLVWALESLAEGTLVNRIEVDEETEAFAKLALERMLALP; from the coding sequence GTGACCACCGCCCAGACCCCGGAACTCGACGTACAGCCGACTCCGCTCGCCCTGCTGCTGCTCGGCCGTGAGGCCGACCCGAAGAGCGAGCGGGGCGTCGAGTGCCCCGGTGACCTGCCGTCGCCGTCCGACCCCGACCTGGTCGAGCGCGCCCGCGCGGCCAAGGCGAAGCTCGGCGACAAGGTCTTCGTGCTCGGCCATCACTACCAGCGCGACGAGGTCATCCAGTTCGCCGACGTCACGGGTGACTCCTTCAAGCTGGCCCGGGACGCGGCCGCGCGCCCGGAGGCCGAGTACATCGTCTTCTGCGGTGTGCACTTCATGGCCGAGTCGGCGGACATCCTCACCTCCGCCGACCAGAAGGTCGTCCTGCCCGACCTCGCCGCCGGCTGCTCCATGGCCGACATGGCGACGGCCGAGCAGGTCGCGGAGTGCTGGGACGTGCTGACGGAGGCGGGCGTGGCCGAGCAGGTGGTGCCGGTCTCGTACATGAACTCCTCCGCCGACATCAAGGCGTTCACCGGCAAGCACGGCGGCACGATCTGCACCTCCTCCAACGCCAAGCGGGCCCTCGACTGGGCCTTCGAGCAGGGTGAGAAGGTGCTGTTCCTGCCCGACCAGCACCTCGGCCGCAACACCGCCGTCCGCGACATGGGCATGTCCCTGGACGACTGCGTGGTCTACAACCCGCACAAGCCGAACGGCGGCCTGACGGCGGACGAGCTGCGCGCGGCGAAGATGATCCTGTGGCGCGGCCACTGCTCGGTGCACGGCCGCTTCAGCCTGGACTCGGTGAACGACGTCCGCGAGCGCATCCCCGGCGTGAACGTCCTGGTCCACCCCGAGTGCAAGCACGAGGTCGTGGCCGCGGCGGACTACGTCGGCTCGACCGAGTACATCATCAAGGCCCTCGAGGCCGCGCCGGCCGGCTCCAAGTGGGCCATCGGCACGGAGCTGAACCTGGTCCGCCGCCTGGCGAACCGTTTCGCTCCGGAGGGCAAGGAGATCGTCTTCCTCGACAAGACGGTCTGCTTCTGCTCGACCATGAACCGCATCGACCTGCCCCACCTGGTCTGGGCCCTGGAGTCCCTGGCCGAGGGCACCCTGGTCAACCGCATCGAGGTCGACGAGGAGACGGAGGCCTTCGCCAAGCTGGCCCTGGAGCGGATGCTCGCCCTGCCGTAG
- a CDS encoding iron-sulfur cluster assembly accessory protein: MSVSDETTTVTDGIILTDAAAAKVKALLDQEGRDDLALRVAVQPGGCSGLRYQLFFDERSLDGDVVKDFGGVKVVTDRMSAPYLGGATVDFVDTIEKQGFTIDNPNATGSCACGDSFS, encoded by the coding sequence ATGTCCGTATCGGACGAGACCACCACCGTCACCGACGGCATCATCCTGACCGACGCCGCCGCGGCCAAGGTCAAGGCCCTGCTCGACCAGGAAGGCCGCGACGACCTCGCGCTGCGCGTCGCCGTTCAGCCCGGCGGCTGCTCCGGCCTGCGCTACCAGCTCTTCTTCGACGAGCGCTCGCTCGACGGCGACGTGGTGAAGGACTTCGGCGGGGTCAAGGTCGTCACGGACCGCATGAGCGCTCCGTACCTGGGCGGCGCCACCGTCGACTTCGTGGACACCATCGAGAAGCAGGGCTTCACGATCGACAACCCGAACGCGACCGGCTCCTGCGCCTGCGGCGACTCCTTCAGCTGA
- a CDS encoding carbohydrate kinase family protein: protein MRIAVTGSIATDHLMTFPGRFADQFVADRLHTVSLSFLVDNLDVRRGGVAANIAFGMGQLGTKPILVGAAGFDFDEYRAWLDRHGVDTESVRISETLHTARFVCTTDADHNQIGSFYTGAMSEARLIELKTVADRVGGLDLVLIGADDPEGMLRHTEECRSRNIPFAADFSQQIARMEGDEIRVLMEGATYLFSNEYEKGLIETKTGWNDAEILARVGHRVTTLGSRGVRIERVGADPIEVGCPEEFRKADPTGVGDAFRAGFLSGLAWGVPLERAAQVGCMLATLVIETVGTQEYQLSRGHFMERFTKAYGQTAAEEVQAHLG from the coding sequence GTGCGCATCGCAGTCACCGGCTCCATCGCCACCGACCACCTCATGACCTTTCCCGGCCGCTTCGCCGACCAGTTCGTCGCGGACCGGCTGCACACGGTTTCGCTCTCCTTCCTGGTCGACAACCTCGACGTGCGCCGCGGTGGCGTCGCCGCCAACATCGCCTTCGGCATGGGCCAGCTCGGCACGAAGCCGATCCTGGTCGGCGCCGCCGGCTTCGACTTCGACGAGTACCGGGCCTGGCTCGACCGGCACGGTGTGGACACCGAGTCGGTCCGGATCTCCGAGACCCTGCACACGGCCCGCTTCGTGTGCACCACCGACGCCGACCACAACCAGATCGGCTCGTTCTACACCGGGGCGATGAGCGAGGCCCGCCTCATCGAGCTGAAGACCGTCGCGGACCGCGTCGGCGGCCTCGACCTCGTCCTCATCGGCGCCGACGACCCGGAGGGCATGCTCCGCCACACGGAGGAGTGCCGCTCCCGGAACATTCCGTTCGCCGCCGACTTCTCCCAGCAGATCGCCCGGATGGAGGGCGACGAGATCCGTGTGCTGATGGAGGGCGCGACGTACCTGTTCTCGAACGAGTACGAGAAGGGCCTCATCGAGACCAAGACCGGCTGGAACGACGCCGAGATCCTGGCCAGGGTCGGCCACCGCGTCACCACGCTCGGCTCGCGGGGCGTGCGCATCGAGCGCGTCGGCGCGGACCCGATCGAGGTCGGCTGCCCCGAGGAGTTCCGCAAGGCCGACCCCACGGGCGTCGGTGACGCCTTCCGCGCGGGATTCCTGTCGGGGCTGGCGTGGGGTGTCCCGCTGGAGCGGGCGGCGCAGGTCGGGTGCATGCTCGCCACGCTGGTCATCGAGACGGTCGGCACGCAGGAGTACCAGCTGAGCCGGGGGCACTTCATGGAGCGGTTCACCAAGGCGTACGGG